A region from the Benincasa hispida cultivar B227 chromosome 8, ASM972705v1, whole genome shotgun sequence genome encodes:
- the LOC120084105 gene encoding uncharacterized protein LOC120084105: MGELKSRPQGALPSSTELPRNLGSTGKEQCQVVMLRSRKTVADEKKKPRRTALIVMGQQTPLTQEETEEQEMMEPKIAFTSKPKEQGTVKIQLPPFPQRLKKKKNEEVQYQCFMDMMKQLHINIPFTEAIKQMPKYAKFLKDMVTKKRSTSKFATVALTQRAKTIIPLKMCDTGSFIIPCSIGGLYIGQAFAISRPAST, translated from the coding sequence ATGGGTGAACTCAAAAGTAGACCACAAGGGGCACTACCGAGCTCAACAGAGCTCCCGCGCAACCTAGGAAGTAcgggaaaggagcaatgtcaagttgtgatgTTGCGAAGCAGAAAGACAGTGGCAGATGAGAAGAAGAAGCCAAGAAGGACAGCCCTAATTGTGATGGGACAACAGACCCCATTAACTcaagaagaaacagaagaacAGGAGATGATGGAACCGAAAATTGCATTCACTTCGAAGCCGAAAGAACAGGGAACCGTGAAAATACAGCTACCACCATTCCCTCAGagacttaaaaagaagaaaaatgaagaagtaCAGTATCAATGCTTCATGGACATGATGAAACAGTTGCATATCAACATCCCTTTCACTGAAGCGATTAAACAAATGCCAAAGtatgcgaagtttctaaaggatatggtgacgAAAAAAAGGAGCACTAGTAAGTTTGCAAcagtggcattaacgcaaagagCAAAAACCATTATTCCACTGAAAATGTGTGACACTGGAAGTTTCATAATACCCTGCTCGATCGGAGGGTTATATATTGGTCAAGCGTTTGCAATCTCGAGGCCAGcatcaacttaa